The Oncorhynchus nerka isolate Pitt River linkage group LG13, Oner_Uvic_2.0, whole genome shotgun sequence sequence CTTGGtgatacaaaataaaataaacactcCCCAAGTGGATCCAAATCCTGCCTTGCAGATACATTCTCATTAGGTATGTTTTAATGGTCACCCCCTAGGACATCCTTATCAGTATGGCTGGAAGACACAGGCACAGTGGGATAGAATAATGATTTTCTTATGAACCGTGCTCCGGGTGATGTCCATCACATACAGTACCTCTGAACCTAGAGGGTGTCAATGCTTGTTCTCAGGCCAGTATTAAAACCTGAAACCTTCAACTGTCACCAGGGGTTGCTGGGAAGCACCAGGAGGAAGCTGGCACAGGCTTCATCACATGATTTCCTCACCAGATGATAAGAGGACTATATTTGCCAGAAAGGATACAGTGGCTGTGGAAACAGATGCATATATTGTAGAATGAGACAGTTGCATAAGAATGACACAATAATAACTAAAGGATTTTCAGTCAGGTAAGTAGTGCGTTCCTGCAGTAAAATCTCAAAAATGAAAGAAATTGTTTACAGAGCATTCTAAAGCAGAAAGAATGAGTAGCACTGAGCTGAACTTATAACATGTTGGTGAAAAGGACACTGCTCTACAGATTGACACACAGAGCTTGTCTAAACATGCAGGACCAACATGAACACCAATATGACAATGATGTATGGCCTGTATAATATACCACCCTCCATAAAAATGCACGGAATATTTTTCAATCAGCTCCTAAACAGCACCTGATGGCTGGCAGGCTTTCACACCGCCTTATACTTCATAGACTACTGTATATGGCGCTGGGACAGAATTGAATTTGTCACTCCAATACCCTGTTGCTGTGTTTTCATTCTTGATGTATACAGTATTTATTCCCCCGAATTCGAAGACTTATGGAGACATTATGCCTGACGTGAATAATGAATTGCTCTTAACCCAGAAAATTCAGTCTTGTTGGATATTATTATTTTCATTCACAGTTGTGATCTAGAGCAATGGAATCAACTCACTTGGACAAACAGTAAGTACTGTAATTGTGCACAAATATTGTGGGTATTTGTTATTTGATAGCACCTGATTTGTCTTGAAACCCACTTGTGGTTCCGCTGACCTGTAGCTGTTACTGATAGAGCTGAGATGCTCCACTGAGCTCTCTGTTGCCCTAAGGATGGTGAGCTCCCATGTGGGCTGATCCTTACTGTACCTGGGTCACTGCTCTGCCATCAGGGCGTATAACATGCACCGCAGATGGCCAGCATATACTGTATAACCCTAGGGGCCAACCTCTGTACTATAGTTTACCTGACACAATATATATCTTCAGGTCAGCTGATGGTCACTTACCACCAGTTCCTGAGAGCTCTGAGGCACGGCTGATGCTATCATCCCATTGGAGGGAGATGGGGTAGTTAAGGGTCAGCTAGCAGCCACAGCTGAGACCTTTGACCAATGAGGAAATCCTGCTGGCAACACATAATGGACAAGTTGAGGAAACAGTGTGAGCAAAAACAGCCATCCAATGCAACACTACAGGGGAACATTCACAACAGTGGTTGTTGTTTAGACCCAAAGGCAGTAGTGAGTATTCCTCTCAGTAGAGCAGAACTGAGATGATTCAGCTACTAAGTGTTGACAAAATGCTCCCTCATAGCATCATAGAAGTGCTGCATGGCCTGCCCCTGTGCCTGTGGTCATGGCTTGATAAGCCCAATGAACCCATACGGAAGGCAGAATGCAAAAGTAAAATGTGATTTTCACTTGAGCACACAGAATATTTTAAATGTATCATTCAGGCACTAAATAGAACTTTCAAGTTACACCCTGACTTGCAAATTATTTTTTGCATGAGATGTGGTTATTTTATGTTCAAGTCTGCTTATACAGGTTTCAATGCATGTACATTTGATTCTGCCATACATTACCTTTGAACACAAATAAAAACAGACCATATTTAAATTTACCACCTGTTGATCTAGCATACCAACAGTTATACTCACTAGGACAGTGATCCAAAGCTTTTTGAATTATGCACAGATTGTTTTTGCTACATCTCAGGCCACAAGATGGCATCATTTATTGCATTTGAGCTGATACGTGAACCGTACTCTTAGAACCTCTATCATTAATTGACAGAGTTTAAATGAACTGTTAGAATTATATTTCAGAATTATAATTCAGAATGACAATTTTGAATAGTTTCTTCAAAAGTACAATGCATCATGATCAATCAATTAATCTAACAATCTTTATTTGAATCAACATTTGCAACTTCCTGTATAAACAAGTTGTGTATCCAATGAAGCCATCTGTGACAAGGTGAACTGTTAAAGTACACTTACCAATAAATCAAAAAACAATATTGAAATCCAATGAAAATTATAGAACAATATCCAGCGAGCATAACATGGCATCAAGCAAAGGTCAGCATCTCTTTAGTCATCCTTTAAGGGTCACTAATATGCTAAATAAAAACGTTAAACTTTCACTATGTTATAAATGTGGCATTCCAAGATCTCCTTATGGTTTATTTAAAAGACTTGCAATGAATCCTGCTGAATGTCTCCTGGCTTAAAAGATTGGGAAATGCTTTATAACCTCCTTGAAAGCTTGGAGCACAGACTGCAAGCTGTCAAGCTTGTGACACATTTACAAGTACATCTAGCAAGGAGTGTTGCTGAAGTCATAGCGCACTACAACGATGACATACTGGACCATATTACAGAGTTATTACATTATTATCACACTTATGTATATGCATTATCAGCATTATGAATCAGCCATTGAATCACCTACTCAACATCTAGTTCCCAATCTGTGCATTCCGGATTCACTCaaataggctatagatacaggaaGCCATCATAGAACATTTCGTTAAGGTTGAGGTAGAAAAAACGCATGTGCAGGTGTGCCATCTGCAATATTTCGAGCACACCCCCAAATAGTTCATATTGGGCGACTGATACAAAAAAGGGCTCTGGGCACGTCATGAGTAGACTACCATACACCACCAACTTCTGATAACATGCTTTCTTATCGAATAGCTATAGTTGCTGCCAACGCCTCTTGAAATGATCGACGCTTCCACCATCCATTTCCATTGCTCACCGCGCATCCTCTACCAATAACCGCGGTCGGAGGCGCAGCCTCTCGTTGTGGGAGGTTCATCGCATGGTCCTCAGCTCTGAATGAGAGTGGAGGGGGATGCAGAAGGATTCGTAAACTCCACAGGACCCGTGGACTATGTAGAATGAGCCCCTATCTGCGAACTGTGGTTGTATTCGTAGTGGTTCACAGCCCGGCGAATGAAAGACGGAGAGATTGCAGCTTGATGCACTACATTACTTTGGAGTAGATTTGACGCGTGATCGTTGCAAGATTCTGTGCTGGACTGCCGACTGTTGAGGCGCGTGTCGttcaggtgacacacacacaccgttaacTTTACGGACTGTGTATCATTTATCTACTATGTAATCGGGAGCAAGTGGATGTAGTATACATGGGATCCCTAAAATGACGATCATGTGGATTTATTGAACTGTCACTCAATTCTTTTTGCGTGCATTTATAGAGATTGAGAAAATAACCCTGAAATAAATCTCAGTAGAAATTCGTGCACGGTGTGCATGTGCGCTTTGTGGATCTGACTCAGTTGGATAGACATAATCATGGACTGTCATCAGACGAAGAATGTGCCAATGCATTGTATGATCCACAATCGTAACGATTGGAATTGACATAGCCAGTCTACGCGGGCCGGAGAAGTATGGAGAGACAGGTCTAGATTCACTGGTTCGGATTCACGCGTTAAGAGCGCACTTTGGAAACTAGTGTTTTGCTCGGAAACTTTTATACCGGAGTCCGACGCACACAAAGATGACAGCAAACCGTTGTATACACCACTATAAAACTGCATGAATACAGAAAATATAGGTTTCTACTAAatcaaatgggggggggggggttgcttaTGGAAATATACTCGATCAATTGCTTATGataaaaacaatacattttagaGGTAAATGGAATGAGCATGGAATGAGTCTCCCGTATGGGAAGGTGACCTTTATCGTAAGTGGTGACATGTTTGTCAAGAACTGCGACTCAGAGGCCCCTGAGAATGAAAGAACAATATTTAGCAAGATTTCTCTGGGATATGATGTAAAAGTACCACATTCTACTTTCTAGGTAAGGAAAAAAAGTGACCCTGCATCGGATGGCTTCCAATGGCTCTCCAACTTCTTTGGCTTTTATCCACACGAATAATGATTTTTGTTAGTTAAGTGGCCCCAAAGCTATTCGGATCATTTAGGATGCTGTGTTTACATCGTGTTCATCCGGGTGAGAGGGCATCAATCAACGCTGGAAGCTTCGAAAATCAACAGTATCGCAGGTGTTTGTTACAAAAGGTAGGGCACATGTTTTCCCTGATACATTACTTAATTCACCAAACATTTGGTTTTGCTTCGAAGTTGAATGAAATTGATGATGAGTGACCTGAAATAATTCATTATTTGACTTTTGTCGAATTGCTTTGGCGTTAGCCTCGTCCCCGCAGGCTAATTGCGCATGGGTGGAAGTGTCTGAACAATATTGCTTTGGTGTAGCACTAGCTACAGATTGTTACATCAGATAATGTGTTATAAGGAAACATGTTTGGTATCCATAACTGGGTGTTACAGGTTTGCCTATACAAAACATTCCCAGAGATTGTTCAACTAACCTGTTATTGGCGATACTATATTCGTTCTTGAGTCGGGCAAACATGTATCTTCTAAAATGTCCTGTGCGTtttgaatttagaaaatgctcaatttttaaatttttaaaatttttatttaaatttttttgCTCCATGAAGTAATTCGACAATGTGTACACCTCCATCTAGTCTATTTCAAATATCATTGATTGACACAGGTGGGTCCACCCCAAAGGGCTGCATGTCTCGATGATGGTCACCTGTCTCAGTCAATGAGAGAAGATATGAAATGGACAAGATGGTGGCGTACACATTGTTGGGACTACTTCATGAGgcaaaacattttatttatttgaacagcattttctaaattcaaacGCACCATCTGCAATTGGACACTGACATTTTTGGCTGAATCGAGAACAAATATATTATCTCAAATACCAGGGTAGTTGAAAAATATGTGGTGAGATTTTGTATAGGCAAACCTTTAATAATGGCCAATAATGGATACCAAAAAtctttgttacaccagataatgtGATATGACCAATCTGTAGCTAGTGTGGAGCCATTGATTCTAATCATCAGACAATATGAATATTGATTTGTCTCAAATGTGCTGTAAAACACGAAGCAAACACTGTCAGTGATACCAAATGCAACTCTTTTCTCTGCAATCCATCATAATGCTCATCTCTGATTATCTGAAATGGAATCCAGCTATAATGTGATTTTCACGCTTTCTGTTCTATTTTGTGCACACAGTGACTCAGACCAGCAGCATGCTTACCTGTGGATAAGAGTGAGCCCCGTGGGTTGAGTGTGGACCCCGACGTCCTCCCTGCTCCTTCTCCTGCCTCGGTTCCCATCACCTTCAGCCCTACTGTCCACATGCAGGCCAAGAAGAGGTACCTGGTCGTGTCTCTAGGGGCCTGTCTTCTTCTGGTTGCCTACCTGTGGGGACTTCAGATTGGGGAGTTCCATCATCAAAACCACCACCAGCACCTCTTCAGAGTCGCCCAGAGCCCCGGCTTTAGCCTGCTCAGACAGCGTTGGCCTGAGTGGACCCACCCGctcaacacctacctggaggacggagagcaggaggaggacagCCCTTTGCTCCACCACCAGCACACCTCTCCCAGGGAGAGGCGGGAGATCCGCAACAACATCTACAAGAGCAGGAGGTGCCGCATGGACACATGCTTCGACTTCAGCCGCTGCCAGAGGGGGTTCAAGGTGTACGTCTACCCCCTGCTGAAGGGGGAGACTGTGTCTGAGAGCTACCAGAAGATCCTGACAGCTGTCGAGGATTCCCGCTTCCACACCACAGACGTCAACGAGGCCTGTCTGTATGTGCTGGGCATTGACACTCTGGACCGGGACCAGCTGTCCAGCCAGTACATTCACAATGTCAAGGCTAAAGTACAGAGCCTTCCAACGTGGAATGACGGGAGGAACCACCTCATTTTCAACCTCTACTCTGGCACCTGGCCATATTACACAGAGGAGCTGGGCTTTGATATTGGCCAGGCCATTTTGGCCAAAGCCAGCATTGATATGGATCATTTTAGGCCACACTTTGATGTGTCCATTCCTTTGTTTTCAAAAGACCATTCCCAAAAAGGAGGGGACAAGGGATATTTGACACTCAAAAATGTCCCTCCATCAAGGAAATATTTACTGGTTTTCAAAGGGAAGAGGTATCTGACTGGTATCGGTTCAGAAACCAGAAATGCTTTATATCATATTCACAATGGGGAAGATATCATTCTATTGACCACCTGCAAGCATGGGAAGGACTGGGAAAAGCATAAGGATGCAAGATGTGACCGGGACAATGAAGAATACTCAAAGTAAGTTCCCCTCTTGTATGTCCTTTCGCTGGTTCAGGGTCTGTTGGTACTAAAGTGAGTCAAGTATTTCACAATGGCATGTTTCTCACTCTACAGCACAGGATGTAGACCGACAGTCTGACACAACATATCAAGAGGTTAATGGTTATTTCTGGATGACACATTCCTAGCACTGTGGATATTATCAAACTACAGTTGCTCATCCATGTTAGTTGGATTATCCTGACATGTTGTTTTTCCTCTCAATGTTTGCATCCAGTTTTACTTTCATATCTTGCTACAGTTTACATGATCTATCTACCAATATTTTTAATCAGGTTTGTTTGTTACGGGTTGGGTGTGATGCTCTGCCTGTTTAAAAAACTTTAGAATAACCATGAGAGTACTGCTAGTCTGCTATAGAGTCAAACTATATTATTTTGCTCTGCAGCCTGCAGCCTGTTGCACAGTGCAACACACTTGAGAGATCTGTGTACGAATAAAACCTCGCTGCATAACAACTCAGCATCAACAGCTGACAAATGAAAGGAGTTTGTAGAGGAGTTCAGGATGACAGGgaggtacagtaccagtcaaaagtttagacacacctacttgttcaagggtttttctttattttttactattttctacattgtagaatagtagcgaagacatcaaaactatgaaataacgcatatggaatcatgtagtaatcaaaaaggtgttaaacaaatcaaaataggtttttatatttgacattcttcaaagtagccgcccttagccttgacagctttgcacactcttggcattctctcaagcagcttcatgaggtagtcatctggaatgcatttgaattaacaggtgtgccatgttaaTTTGTggcatttctttccttaatgcgtttgagtcaatcagttgtgttgtgacaagatagaggtggtatacagaagatagccctatttggtaaaagtccaagtccatattatggcaagaacatcacaaataagcaaagagaaacaagggcccgtcattactttaagacattaaggtcagtcaatctggaacatttcaagaactttgaaagtttcttcaagtgcacatgcaaaaaccatcaaagcgctatgatgaaactggctctcatgaggaccgccacaggaaaggaagacccaggcttacctctgctgcagaggataagttcattagagttaccagcctcagaaattgtagcccaaataaatgcgtgacagagttcaagtaacagacacagctcaacatcaactgttcagaggagactggcgtgaatcaggctttcatggtcgaattgctgcaaacaaaccactactaaaggacaccaataagaagacttgcttgggccaagaaacacgagcaatggacagtagaccggtggaaatctgtcctttggtctgatgagtccaaatttgctaTTTTTGGTTCCacctgctgtgtctttgtgagatgcagagtaggtgaacggatgatctccacatatgtagttcccactgtgaagcatggaggtggtgtgggggtgctttgctggtgacactgtcagtgatttatttatttttttagttcaagacacacttaaccagcatggctaccacagcattctgcagcgatacgtcatcccatctgcttagtgggactgtcatttgtttttcaacaggacaatgacccaacacacctccaggctgtgtaagggctatttgaccaagaaggagaggcctgcatcagatgacctggcctccaaaatcacccgacctcatcccaattgagatggtttgggatgagttggacctcagagtgaaggaatagagagtggttgagagaatgccaagaatgtgcaaagctgtcatcaaagcattCAATCACTATTTGATGGCATGCTTTTTGACTTAAGCAGCTTTTCATACATGTTTTCCAATggaagaagtggtcagaaagtgacGTTTTGGatctgaatgccaaaacatttagGAGATAAAGGTGACGTTTTGCATACCATAACACATCCATGTCTTTATCACTGGAAAAGATCAACGGTTGAGttcatcatttaaaagcttacgtACAGTGTTGTCAAACTATATATCTTTTTTATCGGCATGtatctaaaaacatgtttaacCTTTTTTATCATACTCTcatatgttgtagcttagaccGTGTTTCACATCATCTGACGTTTTTGTTTTGTGCCCGCCATCAGTTTagacacaacatgctcttgaatacagggtgggtgtcatttcAATCATGGAAATAATTTATGGAATGGACCTATCCATTTAGAGCCCTGCAATTTAGCTGGTACACCATTTGAAATTTGTGTTGTGTTGAAACTTCTAATTGCCACCACAAAGACGAGCCTCAAATGTCAACTTGAATGGTAATGCATATTCTATTTATATTTCAATAGGTTTCCTATGGAGGATTGACAGTGTCATTTAAAACAACagatattcccattcaagtcaacatgATCTAATGTGTGGACATCCAACCATCtttgtggtaccatttgaaagttgAAATTTCAATTTTATTCCCATTTTTAGAACATTTATCAGCCAAAacatgacacccaccctgtattcaagagcatgttgaCTTAACCGACGGCGGACACAACACAAAAACCTTAAATGATGTGAAATACGGTCTAAACTACAACATATGCAAATAGGGAAAAAAAACAAGTATATGTGTTTTAAGATGATTGACATTAAAGGTTTAAATATGACAGTTTTTATTCCAAACATTATTTTAAAGAAATGATACAATCGTTTGACAACActgtaagcttttaaatgatatcaaaccgtttatcttttccagtgatgaaaaCAACATGCATGTCTAAAGGCATGGTGGGGTTTTCAAAATGGCTGAATTTTAAGCACTTTTTATCTCtggaatgttttggcattcaggtccaaaaagtacATTTCTGAGCTCTCCTTCAGTGGGCAAATATGTATGGACGGTTTCATTCAAATCACCAGGGGTGCTGTCAAGAAGCTATTAAAATTCCCAAAACGAAATGTACGTAATCTCATCCGGAACCATGTGACTGTTTAAACTTGCCTCATTTAACCTGGAATGACATGGGAAGCACTGACTCCCATTGTATCAGGCTCTCCTGATTTTGTTTTGTACGGCTGGGTTTCCTCCCGCTAGCCATTGTTGCAGGACGGGCATGTGTGTGCAGTGAAGACAATGTCATCTCTGGTAATGCTCAGTCTTACATacgtttttacatttacatttacatttaagtcatttagcagacgctcttatccagagcgacttacaaattggtgcattcaccttatgacatccagtggaccagc is a genomic window containing:
- the LOC115139415 gene encoding exostosin-1-like isoform X2 — its product is MQAKKRYLVVSLGACLLLVAYLWGLQIGEFHHQNHHQHLFRVAQSPGFSLLRQRWPEWTHPLNTYLEDGEQEEDSPLLHHQHTSPRERREIRNNIYKSRRCRMDTCFDFSRCQRGFKVYVYPLLKGETVSESYQKILTAVEDSRFHTTDVNEACLYVLGIDTLDRDQLSSQYIHNVKAKVQSLPTWNDGRNHLIFNLYSGTWPYYTEELGFDIGQAILAKASIDMDHFRPHFDVSIPLFSKDHSQKGGDKGYLTLKNVPPSRKYLLVFKGKRYLTGIGSETRNALYHIHNGEDIILLTTCKHGKDWEKHKDARCDRDNEEYSKFDYQELLHNSSFCLVPRGRRLGSFRFLEALQAACIPVILSNGWELPFSEIIDWSKAAVIGDERLLLQVSSITRSVDHDKILALRQQTQFLWDAYFSSVAKIVLTTLELIQDRIHSHVSRNKLMWNSLPGGLYVLPQFSTDAAVFPFYYASLGKSPSQEFTAVIQAVTPLQSQLQPVVKLIIAVAKSKFCAQIIVLWNCDKPLPLKSKWPSTTVPITVIEGERKTMSSRFSPHDVILTDAVLSLDEDSVLSTNEFPRPDRGLPSTQPLLGRQQIKMGLYLQVD